From Arachis stenosperma cultivar V10309 chromosome 2, arast.V10309.gnm1.PFL2, whole genome shotgun sequence, one genomic window encodes:
- the LOC130962503 gene encoding uncharacterized protein LOC130962503: MDNGTEFTNSKFREFLNGLEIRQIFASVEHPHANGQAEVANKVILQGLKKRLDDSLGSWADKLWLILWSYQTMTQSSTKEMPFRLTYGEQAVIPVEVAKPSPRMLLGRSENHENMDLVDEVKVVANLAEQALKQTVAKRYNRKVKPRSFQPGDLMLK, translated from the coding sequence ATGGATAATGGAACAGAGTTTACAAATTCTAAGTTTCGAGAGTTTTTGAATGGTCTCGAAATCCGTCAAATCTTTGCCTCAGTTGAACACCCTCATGcaaatggacaagcagaagtcGCAAACAAAGTAATTCTACAAGGATTAAAAAAGCGCTTAGATGATTCACTGGGATCTTGGGCTGACAAATTATGGTTGATACTTTGGTCATACCAAACTATGACTCAATCCTCCACTAAAGAAATGCCATTTAGGCTAACTTATGGTGAACAAGCAGTAATCCCAGTAGAGGTTGCCAAACCTAGTCCAAGAATGCTCCTAGGAAGATCAGAAAATCATGAAAACATGGACCTAGTTGACGAGGTCAAGGTTGTAGCTAACTTAGCTGAACAAGCTTTAAAACAAACCGTGGCAAAGAGGTACAATAGAAAAGTCAAACCTAGAAGCTTCCAACCAGGGGACTTAATGTTGAAATAG